The nucleotide sequence TCTCGCGAATGGAAATGCCGCGGGACGGCACCCCGGCGACATGGGCCTGGCCGCCGGCCAACTCAATGTCCTCCTCGGCCGCCTCGAGCAGATGCGCCGCGAGCTTGATGATCTTTTTCCTCATCTCCTCACCGGCGCGCAAAGCGGCGCCGCCGCCGATGGTCCCGGATCGGCTCCCCCCGGTGCCACCGCCGAAGGGTGCACTGTCCGTGTCGCCGTGAAGCACCACGACGTCACCCACATCCACGCCCAGGCGATCGGCGATCAGCTGGGCCATGGTGGTTTCGTGGCCCTGCCCCGTCGGCCCGAGTCCAAACGCCGCGGTGACAGTACCCGACGGCTCGATGCGAATGCTGGCCGCCTCATACGGGGTCGACCCGGCTTCAGACTCGGCCATGGCGGACGGTTCGACAAAGGCGCAGAACCCGACGCCCAGATAACGGCCCTGTTTCCGCAGCTCTTCCTGCTTCCGGCGAAACGCCTCGTAATCGAGCATCTGAACCGCCCGCTCCAGGGATTCCCTGTAGGAGCCGGGATCATACACTTTGCCCGTCGGAGTATGATAGGGAAAATCTTCAGGACCGATCATGTTCACCCGGCGAACCTCCACGGAATCCTTGCCGAGGGCCCGGGCCACGGCCTCGACGATCCCTTCCTGCACCTGGGCGCCGATCGGGCCGCCCACGCCGCGGTATGGACCCAGAGGCGCTTTGTTTGAAAATACAGCGTCGATGGTGATCGAGACATGGGGAATCTTATACGGCCCCGTGATCATCTCGGTCGCCCAATTCGACTCCCCCACCGCGCCGGGGAACCCCGGAAACGGGTAGGCGCCGGTATCTCCGATCACATGATCTTGGATCGCGACAATGCGGCCGTCCTCTTCAAAGGCCACGTCCACTTCGTGAATGCTGTCCCGGGCATGGGCATCGGTGAACAACGATTCTGTGCGATCGCTCACCCATTTGACGGGTTTCCCCAAAAGTCGGGCAATCTGGGCCACCGCCACATACTCCGGATAGAACATGGCCTTGATGCCGAATCCTCCGCCCACCTCGGGAACCACGACGCGAATGCGGTTGTCGGGCATATTCAGGGCCCTGGCCAGAAGGGATCGAACGCCGTGCGGGGACTGATGAGACACATAGACCGTCAGGCGACCTCCCACCGGATCCACCGTCGCCGCGCATCCCCGGGTTTCCAAGGTCACGCCGGTCTGCCGGTGCACCTGAAAGGTCAACTGCATACGCCGGGGCGCCGACGAAAACGCCTCCGAAAAACCATCGCTGATGATTTCACGATGATGAAACAGGTTGGGCCGATGGCCGTGCACCCGTCGCGGGCCGTCCGCCGCCGCCCGGCGCATATCCAATACCGGTTCCATGGCCTCATATTCCACCTTGACAAGTTCCGCCGCATCCTCGGCGATGTAGCGATTGTCCGCCACCACCGCGACGATCGGCTCCCCGACAAAACGCACTTCCTCTTTCGCAAGCACCGGTTGGATCACATCGTACGGATTGAATTTCAGGGCCAGCGGCAAATCCTCAGCGGTAAAGACCGCCTTTACTCCGGGAACGCGCCGGGCCTCGGACGCGTCGACGCTGAGAATTCGAGCCGCCGCCTGGGTTGACCGCACAAAGGCGATTTCCAGCATACCCGGAACATCAAGATCATCCAAATACGATCCCTGACCTCGCAATAGCCGGGGGTCTTCCAACCGCGTCACCCGGGCGCCGGTGAATTGGGGTTTGAGCACTTCGGACACCCTCACCGTCCCCCTTTCTCCGCAACGTCCAACACAGCGTCGACGATAAACTGGTAACCCGTACATCTGCAGAGGTTTCCGGAGAGCGCTTCCCGCACCTGCTCCTCGGTAGGATGGGGATTTTCCCGCAGCAAAGCTTCCACGGCGACGATCATGCCCGGGGTGCAGAAGCCGCACTGCAACCCGTGATGGGCCTGCAGCGCCGCCTGGACCGGGCTCAATCCTTCAGCCGGAGTCAACCCTTCCACCGTGGTGATCTCGCGCCCTGCGGCCTGGACGGCAAACATGAGACAACTGCGCTCAGGCCGTCCGTCCACCAACACGGTGCATGCGCCACAAACCCCCTGTTCACAACCGACATGGGTACCCGTCAGACCGAGACGGTGTCGCAGGACGTCGGACAACAGCCAGCGCGGCTCCACATCCACATCGTACGTCTGACCGTTTACGCGAAGGGTAATCGCGACTTTTCGGATCTGTTCAGCACTCACGCTCCATCCCTCCCCAACGCACGCCGGTAGGCCGTTTCCGCCGCCAATACCCCCAGTCGTCTGCGATAGTTATCCTCCACATCCGCCTGCAGTACCGTTTTCTCCCACATCGCACGGCGAGCGGCCTCATCCTTGTCAAAGACCACCTCGTGTCGTTCCGGCCGCCCGCCGATCCCGAACCAAGTGACCGCCCCGGCGTCGCCCCCGCGCCATTCGACAAACGCTCCGGCCAGGGCAAAATCCCCCGACCGCCGGGCAAATTCGTGAAAACCCCAAGAGATGCCTTCGCTCAAGGGGATCTCCACCGCGGTGAGAATCTCGTCCGACTGCAGATCTGTCATCAGGTACCCCAGAAAGAAGTCTTCGGCAGAAACCCTCCTGATCCCGTCCGCATTGGCCAGCTCAATCACGCCTCCCAACGCGGTTACCGCCGCCGGCAGTTCCGCGGCCGGGTCCGCGTGAGCCAGGGACCCGCCCAGGGTCCCTCGGGTGCGGATGGCCCAATGGCCGATGTGACCCGCCGCCTCGGCAAGAATCGGCAAATGGGTGCAAATCAAGGGATTCCGGCGCAGTTCCTCGTGGCGCACCATGCCGCCGATGCGCAGAGCGCCGTCCACCAGCCGGACCTCCCTCAACTCGTCCATCGCATTCAGGTCGACCAAGGCCGACGGCCGACTCAGCCGGAAATTCATCAACGGGATCAGACTTTGCCCGCCGGCGATGACCTTGCTCCCGGGCACATCGCGCAGAAACCGCAGCGCGTCTTCCAAATCCTTGGGCCGGTAATACTCGAAAGCCGCGGGTTTCAATCCACATCCCCCCTGCACTGTCGTTCGGCGGCCGCCGCCGTCGACCGCCGATGCCGCCATTCTCGATGCCATAAACAGATTTTACCGTGAAAGTTCCAAAAGCGCCTTCGGAGAATGGCCCGACACCATCACGGTCACGTAGGGTTGTGCCGCCCGCAACGCCCGGGTTTTCGGGGCAAACCCCGGCGTCGCCATCAGCGGATTCATCCACGCGATGCGCACTCCCTCGCTGTACAACATCCGCAGCGCTTTTGCGAGCATCTGAGGATCCCCGGCATCCCACCCGTCGCTGATGATCAGAAGCGTTGTTCGCCCGCCCCCGACCCACCGGGATCCAAATCGCTGCAGCCAGTCGCCCAGCGCCTCTCCAATGCGGGTCCCGCCGGACCAAACCCGGCTGAACCGCGCCAACTCGGCCAGGGCGGGGCCGTAGGGCCCGCGCAACAGGTCCGTTACCTCGACCAACTCCGCGGCAAAGAGAAATACCCCCACTTGCGGCAACCGATGGACCAATTGATAAAGCCACGGCAGATAGAGATCGACATACTCCTCCATCGAACCGGACACATCCCAGAGCACCGCAAGACGGCCCGGGCGCCGGTTGGTAACCCTCGGCACAAACTTTGGAACCGGCCCGCCCCGCCGGGCCCAAAGCCGGGCTGTGGACCGCACATCCACCCCCGCACCGCCGTGCGACAGCCATCGCCTGCGGCTCACCACATGCGGTGCCATGGAGAAACGCCGGCCAACCCGGCGAACCCACGCCGGCGGCGCAAGAACGGTCTTTGGAGCCCCCCTTCCGGGCCCGGAACCCGCGGTTCGCCCTCGTTCAGCAAGATCACCCCCGGACGTTCCCCGGGCCTGCGGGCGGTCCATCTGCGGCTCCACCCGGCTGTTCCTCTCCCCCCCGACCTCCATTGCCTTAGTCAGTCAAGTCCCATCCAGAAGTTCCGGAATGCGTGAGGTAACCGCCTGGATATCCAGAAATTCTTTGATCACGCAACCGATCGTCCGGTGAATCCACGCCTCGCTCCATCGGCCGTCCAACTCGAAGGCCCGGGCCCAGTCCAGCGTCTCGGCCACCCCCGGCGGTTTGAGGAGATCCCAGCCCCGCAGCATCTGCACCGCGCGCACGATTCTCCTGACTGCTTCGTCCTCTAATCCGGGGATTTGTTTGCGGACGATGGCGCACTCCCGCTCAGGGTCCGGCCAGTCGACATAGGTGTAGAGTGACCGTCGCCGCAACGCGTCGCTGAGGGGCCGGGTTCGGTTCGAGGTCAGGAAGACAACCGGGGGCTCCCGGGCGGTCACCGTGCCCCATTCCGGCACGGTGATCCGGTAGTCGGCAAGAACCTCGAGCAACAGCGCCTCAAATCCCTCATCCGCCCGATCCACTTCATCGATCAATAACACGCAGCCGCCCGAACTCCGCAAGGCCCGCATCAACGGGCGCTCCAACAGATACGCCTCGGTGAACACGTTCTGCGCATCCCCGCGGGCGAGATCGACCATCTGCTTGTGATAATTCCAGTCGTACAGCGCCTGGCTGGCATCTAATCCTTCGAAACACTGCAGCCGGACCAACGGTTTTTGTAAGGCCCGGGCAACGGCGTCTGCCAGGGACGTTTTCCCGGAACCCGCGGGGCCTTCCAACAAAAGGGGGCGCTCAAGAGCAACCGCCAGCCTCACCATGCCGGCCAGACTTTCGTCGGCCACATATCCCGCCTGCTCCAACATCCGCATCCAGTCCCCCGGCGACCGATCCTTCGGCGACAACGCGGTCACTCCCCGTTTCGACCCTTTAGATGGCGAAATACCCGATCCACCCCAATCGCCGCATCGCGATGGATTCTAAGGCAATTTTCCCGATGCTTACATTCAATTCGACACATCGCCTTCCGATTCCTGCTGTCGCACATGCAAGCCCCGGGGAGCACATGTCCGCATCACAACCGCTCAATGACGGTGGCATTGGCCATGCCCGCCCCTTCGCAAATCGCAACAAGGCCGTACGTTCGCTCCATCCTTTCCAGTTCGTGCAGCAAAGTTGCGATCAGGCGTGCTCCCGTTGCACCCACCGGATGGCCCAGAGAAGAGGTCAACAGGATGAACCTCCTGAAAAACACCCCTTCTTCGCCCGATCGGTGTTCGCACCGCGTCAAGAATCACCGCTTCCCGCACGCGCATCCCCCCATCCCTCACATGGAAAACCGGACTTCTCCTCCATCGACCACCCACAGCGCCCCGTGCACGAACGACGCGGCCGGGGAGGCCAGAAACACGGCCACCCGCGCGATTTCCGAAGGCTCTGCGAAGCGGCCGAGCGGGATTGAAGCAGCGTACTGCTTTTCGACCTCTCCGGCGGTTTTGCCCAGACGCTGGGCTTCCGCATCCAGCCAAGTCTTGATGATTTCTGTATTGGTCACCCCGGGGGCGATTGCATTCACGCGTATCCCCTTGGGGCCGAGTTCATCCGCCAAGGTCTTCATCAAACCGACCACAGCCATCCGAAGGCTTGTCGCCAAGGTGTAGGTCGTGGAGATCTGTTTTACAAAATTCGACGTATTGATCACCAAGCTTGACCCGGTGGACATCAGGGGAAGAATCGCCTGAACGACGTGGACGGGGCCTTTGACAATGGTCTGATAGCCCGCATCCCATTGTGCGCCTTGAAGTTGGAGGAAGCTCCCGGCATCCGGCGCTCCCCCGTTGACAAAAGCCGCGTCCACTCGCCCGAAACGTTCTTTCACAACCTTCGCCACGGATTGCATCTGATCGGCATGGGTAATATCCGCGACAATGGGGAACACCTCTTGCCCTGTCTGCCGCCTGATGTTTTCCGCCGTTTGTTTCAGGGCCTCGTCCCGACGGGCGCAAAGAACCACCCGGGCCCCCTCCCGAGCAAATTCCAACGCCGTCGCCGCGCCCATCCCCCGGCTCGCTCCCGTTACCAGCACCACTTTCCCCTGCAGTTGCAAGTCCATGTTTTCTCTCGCCTCCCGCCCTCACTGTACACGCAGTGGTGTATCGTTGTCTTATCCGTTCAGGTTCCCTGGAACTCCGGCCGCCGTTTTTCGAGAAAGGCCGCGATCCCCTCCCGATGGTCGAAGGAGACATGCAGCAGCGATTGGGAAGCCGATTCCAAATCCATGAACGCGTCAAACGGCATCCGCAGGGCATCTCTAACGGCCCGTTTAGCCAGACCCATCGCCAGGGTTGGACCCGTGGCCAATTCTTCCGCCCACTCGGCCGTCAAGCCTTCCAGCATGGCCCGGTCCACCACGCGATTATAGACTCCCCATGAATAGGCCTGATCGGCACTCAGCGGTTCCCCCCGGAAAATCAGTTCTTTGATCCGCTTCGGCCCAATGTGCTGCACGAGAAAATAGATCATGGCGGCGTCGGGCATCGCCCCGATCTTGCCGAACGCCGGGATGAAAGAGGCATCCTGACTCGCCAGCACCAAATCGCAGGCGAGAACGACTCCGATCCCCGCCCCCGCCACCGGCCCGTTGAGCGACGCGATCACCGGTTTGTCTAAGAGCATGAGCGACTGGATCAACGGTCTCACTTTTTCATTCAGAAGCCGACGGGTTCCGAGCGGCCCCAGCCCTTGAATCTCTCGCAAATCCCCTCCCGCACAAAACACCGGCCCTGCACCGGTTAACACCAAAACCCGAACCTCGTCGCGCTCTCGCGCCTCCGCCAAGACTTGCTGGATTTCTTCGAACATCTCTCCGTTGAGCGCATTGCGGACCTCAGGGCGATTCAAGGTCAGCCGGCCGATCCCCTGATTCACTTCCCATACAATCGTTTTCAAAACCCATTCCCTCCAATCAGCCCCAGACCGATCTCGAATCCGACCTTTTCAGCGGTCAGGAAAGTGTCACCTCGTCCCTTCGGGTCCTCATTCTTGTCCTTTTCCAAACTTCGGAGGCTCTTTCGCAAAAAACGCCCGCACGGCTTCACGATGGTCGGCCGTTTGGAACGTGATCCCTTCCATAGCCAAGGAGGCGGTCAAAACGGTGTTCATGACTTGGGACACAAAGAGATTTACCGACCGTTTGGTCAATTCAATGGCCAGCCGCGGGCCCGTGGCCAAGCGCTCCGCCAGCCGGTACGTTTCCTGCTCCAACTGTTCCCGGGAGTACGCATGATTGACCAACCCCATCTCCGCCGCCTCCGCCCCGGTGAGCGCCTCTCCGGTCATCAAGAACTCTTTCGCCCGATTGGGCCCCACCAACAACGGCCAAATCACCGCCCCGCCGTCTCCGGCAACCACACCGACACCCACATGCGGATCGGCGATTCGCGCATCCTCCGCCATGAGGCAGATATCTGCAAACAGCGCAATCGTGGCTCCCAACCCAATGGCGGGGCCATCCACCATGGCGATGATGGGTTGCGGCAGGGCTGTCATCGACCGAACGATTTCCACGCCTTGGCGAAGGATCTCCGCATATCCTTCCGGCGTGCGCGCTTCTGTTTCAAGCCAGTGCAGATCACCCCCCGCACAAAACGCCCGTCCCTCTTCCGCTCCCCGCAAAACCACAATGCGGGTTTCCCGATCTCTGGAGATATCCACGAAAACCCGGCTCAATTCCTCATGCATCTTTTGATTGACCGAATTGCGAGACCCGGGATTCGTCAGACGCACGGTGAGAATGGTCCCGCGCCTTTCAAACGTCAACGTTTCATACGATTCATACACCCTCCGTCCCTCCTCATGAATCTTGGGATATCTCGTCCGCATCCCCCGCCGCCCGCCTGCGTATCAGGCGCCTCGGCCAATACCGCAGAACCAGCTCTCCACGATGGTTGAACACGGCATTCTCGGTGACCACAATCCCTCGCTCCGGATTGGAAGTCTCCCGTTTTTCCACCAAGGTGAGTCGCACCCTCATCCCGTCGCCCACAAACAAAGGACGCTTGATGTCCATCTCACCGGCCAAGTACGCAATCCCCGTTCCTTCAAGAATTCCCGACTGCATCACCAACCCTTCCGCATAACTGAAGATCAGGGCTCCCGGTGCAATCCGCCTGCGAAAAGGGGTCTGGTTGCGGATATATTCTTCATCAAGAAACAAAGACTCCGTCATCCCGCAGGCCGTCACGAATTGCAGGACATCCCATTCTGTCAGAGTCCTCTGTGCCGTCTCCATCTTCCACTGATCCGTGTAGTCCTCCCAGAATAACCCGCGCACCCTGCGGTCCCCTTTCCATCCCATCATTCCGTCCGATCTTGACATGTTCAACGCAGAGAAGTCCACACGGTTTTGAGTTCCGTATAGAGATCCAACGCTTCTTCCCCCAATTCCCGGCCGAAACCGCTCATCTTGTAGCCACCGAACGGCGCGGCGGCATCCAACAGGTTATAGGCGTTAATCCAGACCGTGCCCGCCTTGAGCGCCTTGGCCACATTGTGCGCACGCGACACATTCTGCGTCCAAAGACCCGCAGCCAATCCGTATTTTGTCGCATTCGCCGAACGGATGACCTCTTCCGTGGTCTCAAAGGGAAGAACAAGAGCCACCGGTCCGAAGATCTCTTCCTGGGCCACCGTCATCTGATTGTCTTCGCCGACGAGAACGGTCGGCTCATAGAAATATCCTTTGGAATGCTTCTCTGGAATGCGGCCTCCCTCGATCACCCTCGCCCCTTCACGGATGCCGACGCCCACATAGTGTTGAACCCGCTGCCGATGTTCCTCGGAGATCAGTGCGCCAAACGTTGTCCCCGAATCAAAGGGATCTCCGATCGTGACCTTTCGCGCAGCCGTCGAGAGCTGTTCCAAAACCTCTTCATACACCGGCTTTTGCACAAAAATCCGCGAACCCGCCAGACACACTTCACCTTGGTTATAAAAGATCCCGCTCACAATCCCCTTCACCGCCGCAGGAAGATCGGCGTCGGAAAAAACGATGTGCGGCGACTTGCCCCCCAACTCCAAACTCACGCGTTTAATGTGCGTGGCCGCCTGCCTCATGATCTGTTGCCCCACCGCGGTGGATCCGGTAAAAGCGATTTTATCGACGCCCGGGTGGGCCACCAAAGCCGCCCCGGTGGTTTCCCCGTCGCCGGTCACGACGTTGAATACCCCTTCAGGGACGCCGGCCTCCGCCATCAATTGGGCCAAATACAGCGCCGACAACGGAGTTTCCTCGGCGGGTTTCAAGACCACGGCATTGCCCGTCGCCAACGCGGGGGCCACCTTAATCGCGGCCATATACAATGGAAAATTCCACGGCACGATCTGCCCGACCACCCCGACGGGTTCCCTCATTGTATACGTCAAAAAGCGCCCGCGGACAGGGATGGTCTCTCCTTTCAGCTTTGAAGGCCAACCTGCGTAATACCGGAAACATTGAATGGTCAATGGGATATCCACAGCCTGCGCGTCTCGAATCGGCTTGCCGGTGTCGTACGTCTCCAAAAGCGCCAATGTGTCCGCGTGAGCCTCGATCAGGTCCGCCACACGATGGAGTAGCCGCTCTCGATCATGTGGATTCATGCCCGCCCAGCGACCCTCATCCACCACCCTCCTCGCCGCTCGAACCGCCCGGTCGACGTCCCCTTGCCGAGCCCACGGCACGCGGCAGATCTCCTCACCGGTTGCCGGGTACACCACCGGAAATGTCTCCCCGCCGGCCGAATCCACAAAACCGCCGTCGATAAACAACTGTTTGGGGAAGGAAATATCCTCAATCCGCAGCACGTTCATGATTGCCCCCTCAACCCCCGGTTTGGCCTCGAATCAATCTCCAACTCTTATCCGCCTTCTCGCTAGCCGCGCCCCGTTGTTCTCGAAAAGCTTTGGTGATTTCCTTCTGAACCTCACGCAACAATTGAATCACGTAATCGCGTTTTTTCGCCATGCGCTGGGCGGGCCCGCTCACGCTGATCGCCAAAGACACCGTCTCGTCCAGCCATACGGGCACGCCAATACACCACAGCCCCTCTTCCAACTCCCCTTTGTCCATGGCATACCCTTTCTCTCGAACTTCCTGAATCATGTCGGCAATGGCTTTTGGATCGGTCACCGAAAGGGGAGTAATCTTCTCCAACCGGGCGGATAGATATTCATCGATAAAAGGCTGCGGAGCCATAGACAGCAAAGCCTTCCCCAAAGACGAACAATGCAATGGGGAGCGGCGCCCGATCCAGGCGACCGCACGAACGAGGTAGGCACTGTCCATTTTATCGATGATCACAGCCCGATTCCCTTCCATGGCCGCAAGTTGAACCGCTTCTTTGGTGGCACGGTTCAGTTGTTCGAGATAGGGGCGAATCAATTCCCGGTACCGACTGTGTGGAACATAGTTCTCCGCCCAACGGGCCAGCGTCGGACCGAGATAATAGCGGTTTCCCCCCTCCTCTTTCTCCAATATCCCCACGGTTTCCAGTGTGTTGAGGATGCGGTACACCGATGATTTCGGAATGTGCAACGCATCGGACAACTCCCCGACAGTCCAGCCGTATTTTTCCGAGCCGGTAAAATGCTCCATGATTCGGATCGTTTTGATCAAGGCCGGAACCACATGATTGCCGCTTTCGGAAAAACCCTTCACGGATCCCACCTCCGACGCGGTTGCCTACCGCTTACCCCATTCATTGTACACGTAATGGCTCGGCTTGGGACAGGACCTCCGGGGCGGTGCGAGCGATTCCATGACACGGTGCCCGCACCGTTCCAGAAATGCACCCCAAGCCGCCGACCAGCTTCTCTCAAAACGTCAACTTCAAAACCTTTACGACTGCGTCAGATCCGCCCTGGGTGGACCGAAAAATTCCACCACAAGCCCCTCTCCCCCGTTGGCGCTATGAGGCGTCCCCGGAGGAATGTGATAGAATTCCCCTTTTGACACCCTCTTGGCTTCGCCATCAATTTCGAGGTCGACATACCCCTCGATGACAACGCCAATGGTTTCCTCCGCGTGGGAATGGACCGGCACTTTGGCGGCGGGTGTCGGCCTCATGGTCACAGCAGTCATATACTGCCCCTGCAGTACCGGATTGAGCCTTCCTGGTGCTGTCTCTCTCTTTGGAAGGGAATCGATCGTGTAAAAAGCCATCAGCCAGTTCCACTCCCTCTCTCAAGAAAAGCAGTATTTTTATATTTCATGGATCCAGGCAATCGGAGATCAACTCCAGACTGGATGGGCAGGCAGGCCGTACATCGTTCCCCCATACCAAGTCATAGCATCCTCATATAGATGAGAAGCATGGGATTCAAGCGTCAACAGGTCCCGCGCAAAGAGTTCCACGGGATCTCCTTTGAAGTGAGCATTCCCTCCCAGGGCAACGAGCACCCGGTGGGCAATATCCCCCGCCAGCTCAGCCGCTTGCGCTCGCCAGGCAAACATGCGGCCCCCCTCTTGGTCACTCACCACGGTTTTCCCTTCCTTGACCCATAACTCAAGTTGATCGATATAGCGATCAACAAGAGCTTCTAACGTCTCCAGTTTGACCCGGAGTTCACCCAGAAGTCGGTGGCTCACCGGTTTCTCCTTTTCCCTGGCCATCTTCTCATAAGGCCGAGCCCGCTTCTCAGTGCGCTCCTGGAAGATGTCCACCAGCCGCTCTGCTCCGGCCAAAGCCAGCACAGGGAAGCCTGATGCAAAAAGGGGCATGAATGGTACTCGATAGATCGGCTCATCTTCGTCCACCTCTCCCCCCAACGGCTTCCCGGTAATCTTGATCCTCAGAGGCAGGACGCGCCAAAGGGGAACCCATACCCCGTCCGCAACCACTCTGTTGCTAGCACTCGCCCGGAGGCCTAAAGTATTCCAGTTCTCCACCACTTTGAGTTCCGACGTCGGCACCGCCAAAAGACAAGGCTCCGGACCTTCCCCATCCGGCAGCTGTACCGGTGCCCCGAGTCCGATCCAATCAGCCCACAGAATTCCGCTGGCAAAGTCCCATTGACCATACAGGCGGTAGCCATCAC is from Kyrpidia tusciae DSM 2912 and encodes:
- a CDS encoding IclR family transcriptional regulator is translated as MKGFSESGNHVVPALIKTIRIMEHFTGSEKYGWTVGELSDALHIPKSSVYRILNTLETVGILEKEEGGNRYYLGPTLARWAENYVPHSRYRELIRPYLEQLNRATKEAVQLAAMEGNRAVIIDKMDSAYLVRAVAWIGRRSPLHCSSLGKALLSMAPQPFIDEYLSARLEKITPLSVTDPKAIADMIQEVREKGYAMDKGELEEGLWCIGVPVWLDETVSLAISVSGPAQRMAKKRDYVIQLLREVQKEITKAFREQRGAASEKADKSWRLIRGQTGG
- a CDS encoding cupin domain-containing protein codes for the protein MAFYTIDSLPKRETAPGRLNPVLQGQYMTAVTMRPTPAAKVPVHSHAEETIGVVIEGYVDLEIDGEAKRVSKGEFYHIPPGTPHSANGGEGLVVEFFGPPRADLTQS
- a CDS encoding acyl-CoA dehydrogenase family protein, which produces MVTQQVDLASLLAKAERVGKIAEAEAYEADRNARFSGKVAQAIEEAELHKLLRPKRYGGFSVTPRTFAKVIRTVGRYNIAAGWLVYFYPVHEVWVAHLPPEGREEIFNKGGFVADVVAPVGRVERDGDGYRLYGQWDFASGILWADWIGLGAPVQLPDGEGPEPCLLAVPTSELKVVENWNTLGLRASASNRVVADGVWVPLWRVLPLRIKITGKPLGGEVDEDEPIYRVPFMPLFASGFPVLALAGAERLVDIFQERTEKRARPYEKMAREKEKPVSHRLLGELRVKLETLEALVDRYIDQLELWVKEGKTVVSDQEGGRMFAWRAQAAELAGDIAHRVLVALGGNAHFKGDPVELFARDLLTLESHASHLYEDAMTWYGGTMYGLPAHPVWS